The Chthoniobacterales bacterium genome includes a window with the following:
- a CDS encoding Do family serine endopeptidase, with the protein MKNLLKFLLFVLLVSAGISALYDYRLKTGGLKFLATAPEKYSLATNASVDPKDIPGLENLNRERRLLVSSILPAVVSIKTSKKVAIRRQYQLDPSEFFNRNPRQFRNPNEEAMVQNSLGSGVVVSAEGHIITNNHVVDQVDEIEVQLSDGKTKKARLVGADSVVDLAVLKIDEAGLKPLKFGDSDAVQAGDFVLAIGNPFGFEETVTDGIISSRGRPNRVDGFGDYLQTNAAINPGNSGGPLVNLRGEIIGINTAIISRSGGSQGIGFAIPSNSVKSALESLLKNGRILRGYLGIQARPSTPGVPDPDGVVVDDVVPNSPAAEANLKRGDVIQKFNGHTVKNITELRNLVSQVELNKKVEVELTRNGSALKLTAEIKEQPADYLTSRVNPRQPQTPQTPDEPQTEPDDASPLGPVEVAELTPDAVRRLDLPNRIRGVLVTKIDGDAGELRAGDVIEEVNQQPVTSVAEYKRVVGALDPNGTHVLSVCRHRTRSFVVLRPR; encoded by the coding sequence ATGAAAAATCTCCTTAAATTCCTCTTATTCGTGTTGCTGGTGAGTGCCGGTATTTCGGCCCTCTATGATTATCGCCTCAAGACGGGCGGCCTGAAATTCCTCGCGACCGCGCCCGAAAAATATTCGCTGGCCACGAACGCCAGCGTCGATCCGAAGGACATCCCGGGACTCGAAAACCTTAATCGCGAACGACGGCTCCTGGTCAGCAGCATCCTTCCCGCGGTGGTCAGCATCAAGACTTCGAAGAAGGTGGCTATTCGGCGCCAATATCAACTCGATCCCTCGGAGTTTTTTAATCGGAACCCACGCCAGTTTCGCAATCCAAATGAGGAGGCGATGGTCCAAAATTCCCTCGGTTCCGGTGTGGTCGTTTCGGCGGAAGGCCACATCATTACGAACAATCACGTGGTCGACCAGGTGGACGAAATTGAGGTGCAATTGAGCGATGGGAAAACCAAAAAGGCGCGGCTGGTGGGCGCCGATTCGGTGGTGGACCTGGCTGTTTTGAAAATCGACGAAGCCGGTCTCAAACCGCTCAAGTTTGGCGATTCAGACGCGGTGCAGGCGGGCGATTTCGTTCTCGCGATCGGCAACCCGTTTGGGTTTGAGGAAACGGTCACGGACGGAATTATCAGCTCAAGAGGCCGGCCGAATCGGGTCGACGGCTTCGGCGATTACCTGCAAACGAACGCGGCGATCAATCCGGGGAACAGCGGCGGGCCGCTGGTGAACCTGCGGGGTGAGATTATCGGCATCAATACGGCGATCATTTCCCGGAGCGGAGGGTCGCAGGGCATCGGGTTTGCCATTCCTTCCAATTCGGTGAAGAGCGCGCTGGAAAGCTTGCTCAAGAACGGCCGCATCCTTCGCGGATACCTTGGCATCCAGGCGCGACCGTCCACGCCGGGGGTTCCGGATCCTGACGGCGTGGTAGTTGACGATGTGGTCCCGAATTCTCCCGCAGCGGAAGCGAACCTCAAAAGGGGCGACGTAATCCAGAAGTTTAACGGCCACACGGTGAAGAACATCACGGAATTGCGCAACCTGGTTTCCCAGGTGGAGCTGAACAAGAAGGTCGAGGTCGAGCTCACCCGAAACGGAAGTGCGCTCAAGTTGACGGCGGAAATTAAGGAACAACCGGCCGATTATCTGACCTCCCGCGTAAACCCGCGCCAGCCGCAAACGCCCCAGACTCCGGATGAGCCGCAGACCGAACCGGATGACGCTAGCCCGCTCGGCCCGGTCGAGGTGGCTGAATTGACGCCGGACGCGGTTCGGCGCCTTGACCTTCCCAACCGGATCCGCGGCGTGCTCGTGACCAAGATCGACGGGGATGCGGGCGAACTGCGGGCCGGCGACGTGATCGAAGAGGTGAATCAGCAGCCGGTCACCTCCGTGGCCGAATACAAAAGGGTGGTGGGTGCGCTCGATCCGAATGGCACCCACGTTCTCTCCGTCTGCCGGCACCGAACGCGGTCGTTCGTCGTCTTGCGGCCACGGTAA
- the recJ gene encoding single-stranded-DNA-specific exonuclease RecJ — protein sequence MDTRWIVASACDNGGAEIKWPEICGVPCIVELLKRKGFSCADEVTAFLQPRLRSLGDPFLLPNMPAAVARILAAIDRGERIVLFGDYDVDGVTSLALLAEMLRSYGAAPELFLPLRMEEGYGLSKESVERCCEQHHPQLLIAVDCGTSSLAEIASLKEQGIDVIVLDHHEPKSALPDCVAVVNPKIETDCAFEYLCSVGIVFKLCHALLKTRPAPGFDLRANLDLVALGTVADIVPLEKENRIFVQRGMRELATSKRPGVRELMEVAAVRAPVAAEHIGFRLGPRLNAAGRLATAERALRLLLTSDEAEAAELATFLDAQNRERQVVERTIHDEAEEKLATTFDPERDAAIVLGSREWHPGVLGIVASRLARKYHRPTLLVAFDAAGLGKGSGRSIAGLSLVEALDHCAAHLEKFGGHEMAAGLAVREEKFEAFASAFGQTARELLSEEDLQPRLQLDHELSFPQLNDELLRWHQALEPFGNANAHPLFFARGVELAAEPQVLKEKHLVLRLRQQNRFRRAIFFDGATSPLPKPPWDIAFRLSADEYEGETRLQIQVEAVRTAVTSA from the coding sequence ATGGATACGCGCTGGATCGTCGCGTCCGCTTGCGACAACGGCGGTGCCGAAATCAAATGGCCGGAGATCTGTGGCGTTCCCTGCATTGTTGAGCTGCTCAAACGGAAGGGCTTCAGTTGTGCGGATGAAGTAACTGCTTTCCTCCAACCGCGGCTCCGCTCGCTGGGCGATCCATTCCTGTTGCCGAATATGCCGGCCGCTGTCGCGCGGATTTTGGCTGCAATCGACCGCGGGGAGCGCATCGTCCTCTTTGGCGATTACGACGTCGACGGCGTAACCTCCCTGGCGCTCCTCGCTGAAATGCTCCGAAGCTACGGCGCAGCGCCCGAGTTGTTCCTGCCTCTGCGAATGGAGGAGGGCTACGGGCTGAGTAAGGAAAGCGTCGAGCGTTGTTGCGAGCAGCATCACCCCCAACTCTTGATCGCGGTCGATTGCGGCACGTCGTCGCTGGCGGAAATCGCGTCGCTGAAAGAGCAAGGCATCGACGTTATCGTCCTCGATCATCACGAACCAAAATCTGCTCTGCCGGATTGTGTCGCGGTCGTGAATCCGAAAATAGAGACGGATTGCGCCTTTGAATACCTCTGCAGCGTCGGGATCGTTTTCAAGCTTTGCCACGCACTCTTGAAGACGCGCCCGGCTCCCGGCTTCGATCTAAGGGCGAACCTCGATCTCGTCGCGCTCGGAACGGTGGCTGACATCGTGCCCTTGGAGAAAGAGAACCGAATTTTTGTTCAGCGTGGAATGCGGGAATTGGCAACGTCGAAAAGGCCGGGCGTGCGGGAGTTAATGGAAGTTGCCGCCGTGCGCGCGCCAGTAGCCGCGGAGCACATCGGATTTCGCCTCGGGCCACGGCTGAACGCCGCTGGCCGGCTCGCTACCGCGGAGAGAGCGCTGCGGCTCTTGCTTACGAGCGACGAAGCAGAAGCCGCTGAGCTGGCAACATTTCTTGACGCGCAGAACCGCGAACGCCAGGTGGTGGAACGAACCATCCACGATGAGGCCGAAGAGAAGTTGGCGACAACATTCGATCCGGAGCGCGACGCGGCAATTGTCCTCGGGTCGCGGGAATGGCATCCGGGCGTGCTGGGGATCGTGGCGTCTCGTCTCGCCCGAAAATATCATCGCCCCACACTTCTGGTTGCGTTCGACGCAGCCGGACTTGGAAAAGGAAGCGGGCGCAGCATTGCCGGCTTGTCGCTGGTTGAGGCGCTTGATCATTGCGCGGCGCACCTGGAGAAATTCGGCGGACACGAAATGGCGGCTGGCCTGGCGGTGCGTGAAGAAAAGTTCGAGGCTTTCGCCAGTGCGTTTGGACAGACGGCGCGCGAGCTGTTGTCGGAAGAAGATCTTCAGCCGCGCCTGCAACTCGACCATGAGTTGAGCTTTCCCCAGCTCAACGACGAGCTGCTTCGCTGGCACCAGGCCCTGGAGCCGTTTGGCAACGCCAATGCCCACCCGTTGTTTTTCGCGCGTGGCGTCGAGCTGGCCGCGGAGCCCCAGGTCCTGAAGGAAAAGCATCTGGTCTTGCGTCTGCGACAACAGAACCGTTTTCGGCGCGCGATCTTTTTCGATGGCGCCACTTCGCCCTTGCCGAAGCCGCCCTGGGATATTGCGTTTCGCCTTAGCGCCGACGAATACGAAGGAGAAACCCGACTCCAGATCCAGGTTGAAGCCGTGCGCACGGCAGTCACCTCCGCATGA
- the recG gene encoding ATP-dependent DNA helicase RecG, whose protein sequence is MIQYSQPLEELDWIPRPRLTALRRLEIETAEDLLTHYPRRYEDRSHFAAFPREESDTPVLVCGEVVKTRLVRFGGWKKIFEATLEETNANALSQPLVLRWFNLHYVQKMIATGQRLVVFGKPRLRKNRMCLEHPEFEVIENDEEVSVHFRRITPIYPATEGLSQRVFRGLIFKALENLDPESVPTLLPKSMKLGAREHALHEIHFPSTTAQCEAAREHLVFSEFFAMQMVIGSRRNEAVLRRGQQHAGQGALLEKFLRGLPFDLTAAQERVIAEVRRDLASRHPMNRLLQGDVGSGKTVVAIAAMLLAVESGFQAALMAPTQILAEQHYAVLCRWLEPLGVLLALRTGARQEENAPLPLFASDASAGPETNKGPQIIIGTHALLYEGVSFEHLGLVVIDEQHKFGVSQRARLTAREPAPDVLVMTATPIPRTLTMTVYGDLDVSVIDEMPADRGKIVTAARDREKLPEVMIFMRKELEAGRQAYVVYPLIDESEKLEAKAAAAEFEQWRERLRPFRCELLHGRIPAAEKQAIMERFRRGDTSVLISTTVIEVGVDVANATLMLIENAERFGLAQLHQLRGRIGRGSHKSYCILLSDEKSEETVAKLRVLEGTTDGFKVAEADWEMRGPGDLLGTAQSGLPALKLGNLIKDADLMRQARAVATGILAVDPALETPENQRFRRLIVEQHGRTFSNVS, encoded by the coding sequence ATGATCCAGTACTCGCAACCGCTCGAAGAGCTGGACTGGATTCCGAGGCCGAGATTGACGGCGCTCCGGCGTCTCGAGATCGAAACCGCTGAGGACCTCTTGACTCATTACCCCCGCCGCTACGAAGACCGGTCCCACTTTGCCGCCTTCCCGCGAGAGGAGAGCGACACCCCGGTGCTGGTGTGCGGCGAGGTCGTCAAGACACGGTTGGTTCGGTTCGGCGGCTGGAAAAAAATCTTCGAAGCCACGCTGGAAGAAACGAATGCGAACGCACTGAGCCAGCCGCTCGTCCTCCGCTGGTTCAATCTGCATTACGTCCAGAAAATGATCGCGACCGGCCAGCGGCTGGTGGTTTTCGGCAAACCGCGTTTGCGGAAGAATCGAATGTGCCTGGAGCATCCGGAGTTCGAAGTGATCGAGAACGACGAGGAGGTCTCGGTGCATTTTCGACGGATCACGCCAATCTACCCGGCGACGGAGGGATTGTCGCAGCGGGTCTTTCGCGGGCTGATCTTCAAGGCGCTGGAGAACCTCGATCCGGAGTCTGTGCCGACCTTATTGCCCAAAAGCATGAAGCTTGGAGCGCGCGAGCACGCACTTCATGAGATTCATTTTCCGTCCACGACGGCGCAATGCGAGGCCGCGCGGGAGCACCTCGTTTTCTCGGAGTTTTTCGCGATGCAAATGGTGATCGGCTCCCGGCGAAACGAAGCTGTTTTGCGGAGGGGGCAGCAACACGCCGGGCAAGGTGCGTTACTGGAAAAATTCCTGCGCGGACTGCCTTTCGATCTGACCGCTGCGCAGGAACGCGTGATTGCCGAGGTTCGCCGCGATCTGGCGTCGAGGCACCCGATGAATCGCCTTTTGCAGGGCGATGTCGGCTCAGGCAAAACCGTCGTCGCGATCGCCGCGATGCTCCTTGCGGTGGAATCCGGATTCCAGGCCGCGTTGATGGCGCCCACGCAGATCCTCGCCGAGCAGCATTATGCCGTGTTGTGCCGCTGGCTCGAACCATTGGGAGTGTTGCTGGCGCTGCGGACCGGGGCCCGGCAGGAAGAGAATGCACCTCTGCCCTTGTTTGCGTCTGATGCGTCGGCGGGACCGGAAACAAACAAGGGACCGCAGATCATTATCGGAACGCATGCGCTCCTTTATGAAGGCGTTTCTTTCGAACATCTCGGGTTGGTGGTCATCGACGAGCAACACAAGTTTGGAGTCTCGCAAAGGGCACGGCTGACGGCGCGAGAACCGGCGCCGGACGTTCTGGTCATGACGGCGACACCGATTCCGCGCACCCTGACCATGACGGTATATGGGGATCTGGATGTCTCGGTAATCGACGAGATGCCAGCGGATCGCGGGAAGATTGTGACGGCGGCAAGAGACCGCGAAAAGCTGCCCGAGGTCATGATCTTCATGCGAAAGGAGTTGGAAGCCGGACGTCAGGCCTACGTGGTGTATCCGCTGATCGACGAAAGCGAAAAACTGGAGGCGAAAGCGGCCGCGGCAGAATTCGAGCAGTGGCGAGAGCGGCTGCGGCCGTTTCGCTGCGAGTTGTTGCACGGGCGCATTCCGGCAGCGGAGAAGCAGGCTATCATGGAACGGTTTCGACGCGGCGATACCAGTGTGCTCATCAGCACGACGGTGATCGAAGTTGGCGTGGATGTCGCGAACGCGACGCTGATGCTGATCGAAAATGCGGAGCGTTTCGGGCTCGCGCAACTACACCAATTGCGCGGCCGGATTGGCCGGGGCAGCCACAAGTCGTATTGCATTTTACTCAGCGACGAGAAGTCGGAGGAGACAGTCGCAAAACTTCGTGTCCTGGAAGGGACAACGGATGGGTTTAAAGTCGCGGAAGCCGACTGGGAGATGCGCGGCCCGGGGGATTTGCTGGGGACGGCCCAGAGCGGGTTGCCGGCTTTGAAGCTGGGAAACCTGATCAAAGACGCGGACCTGATGCGACAGGCGCGGGCCGTGGCGACAGGAATCCTGGCCGTCGATCCCGCGCTCGAGACTCCCGAGAATCAACGTTTTCGAAGATTGATTGTCGAACAACACGGACGAACCTTCTCGAACGTCAGCTGA
- a CDS encoding L,D-transpeptidase: MKKSVQPTIQISVPAQRLTLKSGRQKLAAYPVSTSKFGLGSEEGSMKTPTGRFRISEKIGGAMPPGTVFKSRRPVKATKKMLAADDLIMTRILWLDGLDPGNANTHDRFIYIHGTNHEEQIGQPASHGCIRMRSADLVELFDRVEIGTPVVIRA, encoded by the coding sequence ATGAAGAAAAGTGTCCAGCCCACGATCCAGATTTCGGTCCCAGCGCAGCGACTCACTTTGAAATCGGGCCGGCAAAAACTGGCTGCCTATCCCGTTTCAACTTCCAAGTTTGGCCTCGGATCCGAAGAGGGAAGCATGAAAACGCCAACCGGCAGATTTCGAATCTCGGAGAAAATCGGAGGAGCGATGCCCCCGGGAACGGTGTTCAAGAGTCGCCGCCCAGTAAAGGCGACCAAGAAGATGCTGGCGGCAGACGACCTGATCATGACGCGAATCCTCTGGCTCGATGGGCTCGATCCGGGGAATGCAAACACCCACGATCGTTTCATTTATATCCACGGGACGAATCATGAGGAACAAATTGGCCAACCCGCCAGCCACGGCTGTATTCGAATGCGGAGTGCGGACTTAGTGGAGCTTTTCGACCGCGTGGAGATCGGGACTCCTGTAGTGATCAGGGCGTAA
- a CDS encoding DUF6600 domain-containing protein, giving the protein MKRLFLAIAVLGLVLPAPREVEARTDISIDFFYDSLGSDGNWVEVADYGYCWQPAVAVSNSSWRPYADGYWAYTDVGWTWVSYEDFGWATYHYGRWIRLRGHGWIWVPGREWGPAWVSWRTGGDYVGWAPLPPRGGGDVFYDNSPINSQVDVQFDIGPGYYNFIDIRYIGEPVLRERIFAPEQNVTYITKTVNVTNITYTNSTVYNYGPDYNSLSRYSARPIQRLTLQRQADADPLAAARSKSVMKVQGDKLVIAAPQQLQKPSKPIAPKVVKEKLAQAPVERGWEPAGDAKAQAELKQKMKAEDPKTVPPPSAKPREDAEQSPGASSAAPAATIAPSVRASPAASAGPKTGTTPARSPGPKRNQPPDDRDRISPPITRPSAPSVDAPQPNVPPSRDKGAKKQKPSAMPSGAAPVIPTPPSNLPPDNRKQKNEPTPGPPNRDVQADSPAKHPMPPQPEIPSRRGPPQQPIERVAPPPGPGPNAPAPPEHSRKGPDKKKSEPSASPGQ; this is encoded by the coding sequence ATGAAACGACTATTTCTGGCCATTGCGGTGCTGGGACTGGTGCTGCCTGCTCCGCGGGAGGTCGAAGCGAGGACAGACATTTCGATCGACTTTTTCTATGACAGCCTTGGATCGGACGGAAACTGGGTCGAGGTAGCGGACTACGGGTATTGCTGGCAACCGGCGGTTGCGGTCAGCAACTCGAGCTGGCGGCCCTACGCTGATGGTTACTGGGCCTACACGGACGTAGGATGGACGTGGGTATCCTACGAAGATTTCGGCTGGGCCACGTACCATTATGGCCGCTGGATCAGATTGCGGGGTCATGGCTGGATTTGGGTTCCCGGGCGCGAATGGGGGCCCGCCTGGGTTTCCTGGAGAACGGGCGGTGATTATGTGGGGTGGGCGCCTCTTCCCCCACGCGGTGGTGGCGATGTGTTTTACGACAACAGTCCGATCAATTCACAGGTCGATGTCCAGTTCGACATCGGCCCTGGCTATTACAATTTCATCGACATTCGCTACATCGGTGAGCCGGTTCTGCGGGAGCGAATTTTCGCGCCGGAACAGAATGTCACCTACATCACCAAGACGGTGAACGTGACAAATATCACCTACACGAATTCGACGGTTTACAATTATGGGCCGGATTACAACTCGTTGAGCCGCTACTCGGCCCGACCGATTCAGCGGCTGACCTTACAGCGGCAAGCCGACGCCGATCCTCTCGCGGCGGCACGCTCAAAATCGGTTATGAAGGTGCAAGGAGACAAGCTGGTGATCGCGGCCCCGCAGCAATTGCAGAAACCTTCCAAGCCCATCGCTCCGAAAGTCGTGAAGGAAAAACTCGCGCAGGCGCCGGTTGAACGCGGATGGGAACCCGCAGGGGATGCGAAGGCTCAGGCGGAGTTGAAGCAAAAGATGAAGGCGGAGGATCCCAAGACGGTGCCGCCGCCTAGTGCGAAGCCGCGCGAGGACGCGGAGCAGAGCCCGGGAGCTTCGTCTGCCGCGCCGGCGGCTACTATTGCGCCGTCGGTCAGAGCAAGCCCGGCGGCTTCGGCAGGTCCAAAGACAGGGACGACGCCGGCCAGGAGCCCGGGGCCAAAGCGCAATCAGCCGCCCGACGATCGCGACCGGATATCTCCGCCGATCACTCGACCGTCTGCTCCGAGCGTGGATGCTCCGCAACCAAACGTCCCGCCCTCGCGAGACAAAGGCGCGAAGAAGCAAAAACCGTCGGCCATGCCCTCCGGCGCGGCGCCCGTTATTCCAACTCCACCAAGCAACCTGCCGCCCGACAACCGAAAGCAGAAAAACGAACCGACTCCTGGGCCGCCTAATCGCGATGTGCAGGCGGACAGTCCGGCCAAACATCCGATGCCACCGCAGCCGGAGATTCCGAGTCGGAGAGGGCCACCTCAGCAGCCGATTGAGCGCGTCGCACCGCCTCCAGGCCCCGGACCAAACGCACCGGCGCCGCCAGAGCATTCTCGGAAGGGTCCGGACAAAAAGAAATCCGAACCCTCGGCATCGCCTGGTCAATAA
- a CDS encoding aspartate-semialdehyde dehydrogenase, producing MANARKPYHIAVVGATGAVGFELLRVLERRAFPVKELLPLCSERSAGTTVSFQGKEIVARVLSAASFQGIDLAFFSAGGDISRAFAPIARAAGAVVIDNSSVFRMEPDVPLVIPEINGSDVRDHRGLIANPNCTTAVALMALYPLHRAFGVRRVIASSYQAVSGSGARAIKELRSQVEAHAAERPPQAEIYPHPIAFNVLPQVDHFLPSGYTKEEMKMQNEGRRIMHLPEFRASVTCVRVPVYRAHSVAISAEFERTVTVEEAHEVLAKAPGLELVDEPQNNRYPMPLFTAGKDNCEVGRVRRDCALENGLSFWVSGDQLLKGAALNAVQIAELL from the coding sequence GTGGCCAACGCAAGAAAACCCTACCACATCGCTGTTGTCGGCGCGACGGGAGCCGTAGGCTTCGAATTGCTGCGGGTTCTTGAGCGGCGCGCCTTTCCGGTGAAGGAGCTGTTGCCTTTGTGTTCGGAGCGTTCCGCGGGAACCACTGTTTCGTTCCAGGGAAAAGAGATCGTCGCCAGAGTGCTTTCGGCGGCGTCATTCCAAGGCATCGATCTGGCGTTCTTCAGCGCTGGCGGCGACATTTCACGGGCGTTTGCACCCATCGCGCGAGCGGCGGGCGCAGTAGTGATCGACAATTCTTCTGTCTTCCGGATGGAACCCGACGTCCCGCTGGTTATCCCGGAGATCAACGGCAGCGACGTTCGCGACCACCGCGGATTAATTGCAAATCCCAATTGCACGACGGCGGTCGCGCTCATGGCGCTTTATCCGCTTCACCGCGCGTTTGGCGTTCGACGTGTGATTGCCTCGAGTTACCAAGCCGTTTCCGGCAGCGGCGCGAGAGCGATCAAGGAACTAAGGTCCCAGGTCGAGGCGCACGCCGCAGAACGCCCCCCCCAGGCCGAGATCTATCCTCATCCAATCGCGTTCAACGTGTTGCCGCAGGTCGATCACTTTTTGCCCAGTGGCTACACGAAAGAGGAAATGAAAATGCAAAACGAAGGCCGCCGGATCATGCACCTGCCGGAGTTCCGTGCCTCGGTCACCTGTGTCCGCGTGCCGGTTTATCGGGCTCATTCCGTGGCGATCAGCGCCGAATTCGAGCGGACCGTTACCGTGGAAGAGGCGCACGAAGTTCTGGCCAAAGCTCCGGGGCTTGAGCTGGTCGATGAGCCGCAGAATAACCGCTACCCGATGCCCCTTTTCACCGCGGGCAAGGACAACTGCGAGGTAGGCCGGGTCCGCCGTGATTGTGCGCTCGAAAACGGGCTTTCCTTCTGGGTCTCGGGCGACCAATTGCTCAAGGGCGCGGCGCTCAATGCCGTTCAGATCGCGGAATTGCTCTGA
- a CDS encoding DUF72 domain-containing protein — MARLAAHHLTAPATKWPRQDLRIGISGWTYAGWRGRFYPRKLAHRLELQFASREFNSIEINGSFYSLQLPSSYQRWFTETPPGFVFSVKGGRFITHMKKLRNIEAPLANFFASGVLCLREKLGPILWQFPPNFGWNEGRFRDFFEMLPRETRAAARLARKHDAKVKGRAWTKTDATRPIRHAVEIRHPSFMVPEFFALLRRHNIAFVVADTAGKWPYAEDITADFVYCRLHGAEKLYVSGYSDEELDWWAGRIAHWRKGKQPRGATLVSDQKATAGKRDVYVYFDNDAKVHAPFNAQTLARKLQLQGAAV, encoded by the coding sequence GTGGCACGACTCGCGGCTCATCATTTGACGGCGCCGGCGACGAAATGGCCCCGCCAGGACCTGCGCATCGGAATCTCTGGTTGGACTTATGCGGGCTGGCGCGGGCGGTTTTACCCCAGGAAGCTGGCCCACCGTCTGGAGCTGCAATTCGCCAGCCGCGAATTTAACTCCATTGAAATCAACGGTTCCTTTTATTCGCTCCAGCTGCCTTCGAGTTATCAGCGCTGGTTTACTGAAACGCCGCCGGGGTTTGTTTTCAGCGTCAAAGGCGGCCGCTTTATCACGCACATGAAGAAGTTGCGGAACATCGAAGCGCCGCTGGCCAATTTTTTCGCATCGGGTGTCCTGTGCCTCCGGGAAAAACTTGGACCCATCCTCTGGCAATTTCCCCCGAATTTTGGCTGGAACGAAGGGCGTTTCAGAGATTTTTTCGAGATGCTGCCGCGCGAGACTCGCGCTGCCGCAAGGCTTGCCCGGAAGCACGACGCAAAAGTGAAAGGCCGCGCCTGGACAAAGACCGACGCCACGCGGCCAATTCGCCACGCGGTTGAAATCCGGCATCCTAGTTTCATGGTTCCCGAATTTTTTGCGCTTCTGCGCCGGCATAACATCGCGTTTGTCGTCGCGGATACCGCGGGCAAATGGCCTTATGCGGAGGACATTACCGCCGATTTCGTCTACTGCCGGCTGCACGGCGCAGAGAAGCTTTACGTGAGCGGTTACAGCGATGAGGAACTCGATTGGTGGGCTGGCCGAATCGCGCATTGGCGAAAAGGGAAACAGCCGAGGGGCGCAACCCTTGTCTCTGATCAAAAGGCCACCGCCGGCAAACGGGATGTCTACGTTTATTTCGATAACGACGCCAAGGTGCACGCGCCCTTCAATGCCCAAACGCTCGCGAGGAAGCTTCAACTTCAAGGAGCGGCAGTTTGA
- the hutH gene encoding histidine ammonia-lyase: MRPMQLTGRPLSLSEIAQVAHGDVKLEVAASAHAAIHASRKVIEDIVARGGVVYGVSTGFGKLSDVHVAAGELRQLQLNLVRSHACGIGNPLSIPEVRAMILLRANVLVLGLSGIRLEVIELLCELLNRGVIPVVPEKGSVGASGDLAPLAHLSLTLIGEGEAFYDGERLPSGEALEKAGLQPVVLEAKEGLALLNGTQAMHAVGGLALFRANRLAHVADIAGAMSLEALKGTPTAFDPRIHSARPHPGQQAVAEHLRQLLQDSEIRQSHLANDPRVQDAYSLRCMPQVHGAVRGALGHGEEVLEVESASATDNPLVFAETGDVLSGGNFHGAPLALALDYAAIAVTDLMSISERRTDRLVNPDTSEGLPPFLTPHAGTHSGFMILHVAAVALLNDAKVLAHPASVDNLPTSGGKEDHVSMGMTAALKLRTIVENAEHLIAIELLAAAEGLEFRRPLKSGAGVERAYQQVRSLSEAVDADRSMSSDIARVARAIREGVFDSETEKQ, translated from the coding sequence ATGCGACCCATGCAGTTGACCGGCCGTCCCCTGTCACTTTCGGAAATCGCGCAGGTCGCTCATGGCGACGTGAAGCTCGAAGTTGCGGCCTCCGCCCACGCCGCGATCCACGCCTCGCGGAAGGTCATCGAGGATATCGTGGCGCGGGGTGGGGTGGTTTACGGGGTCAGCACCGGCTTTGGCAAATTGTCCGACGTCCATGTGGCGGCGGGAGAGTTGCGCCAACTGCAACTGAACCTTGTTCGCAGCCACGCCTGCGGCATCGGCAATCCGCTCTCGATTCCAGAGGTTCGGGCCATGATTCTTCTCCGGGCGAACGTTCTCGTGCTCGGTTTGAGCGGCATTCGTCTGGAGGTGATTGAGCTGCTCTGCGAACTCCTCAATCGCGGGGTCATCCCAGTGGTTCCGGAAAAAGGCTCCGTCGGCGCGAGCGGGGACCTGGCGCCGCTGGCGCACCTTTCTCTCACGCTCATCGGGGAAGGGGAGGCGTTTTACGATGGGGAACGCCTGCCGAGCGGCGAAGCTCTCGAGAAAGCCGGATTGCAACCAGTCGTCCTGGAGGCAAAAGAAGGGCTTGCCTTATTGAATGGCACCCAGGCGATGCACGCCGTCGGAGGCCTGGCGTTGTTCCGAGCTAACCGACTGGCACATGTGGCAGACATTGCGGGAGCCATGAGCCTCGAGGCGTTGAAAGGCACGCCAACCGCGTTCGATCCCCGGATTCACAGCGCGCGGCCCCATCCAGGGCAGCAAGCGGTCGCGGAGCACCTGCGTCAGCTCCTCCAGGACAGCGAAATCCGGCAGTCCCATCTCGCGAACGATCCGCGCGTCCAGGACGCCTACAGCCTGCGGTGCATGCCTCAGGTGCACGGGGCTGTGCGAGGGGCGCTGGGCCACGGCGAAGAGGTCCTGGAGGTCGAATCGGCCTCGGCTACGGACAACCCATTGGTCTTTGCCGAGACGGGCGACGTTCTTTCCGGTGGTAATTTTCACGGGGCGCCGCTTGCGCTCGCCCTCGATTACGCGGCGATCGCAGTGACCGATCTCATGAGCATTAGCGAACGCCGGACCGACCGGCTGGTAAATCCCGACACGAGCGAAGGACTGCCGCCTTTTCTCACTCCCCATGCCGGAACGCATTCCGGTTTCATGATTTTGCACGTCGCGGCCGTCGCTTTGTTGAACGACGCGAAAGTCCTGGCGCATCCGGCCAGCGTGGACAATCTGCCGACCTCGGGCGGAAAAGAGGATCATGTCTCGATGGGAATGACGGCCGCGCTGAAGCTGCGCACTATTGTCGAGAATGCCGAGCACCTGATCGCGATCGAGCTTCTGGCGGCGGCGGAGGGTCTGGAGTTTCGGCGTCCTCTCAAAAGCGGGGCCGGGGTTGAGCGGGCGTATCAACAAGTGCGATCTCTTTCCGAGGCAGTGGATGCCGACCGATCGATGTCATCGGACATTGCCCGAGTCGCTCGCGCCATACGCGAGGGAGTGTTCGACAGCGAGACGGAAAAACAATGA